A single genomic interval of Corvus hawaiiensis isolate bCorHaw1 chromosome 5, bCorHaw1.pri.cur, whole genome shotgun sequence harbors:
- the SGMS2 gene encoding phosphatidylcholine:ceramide cholinephosphotransferase 2, which produces MNTIETAKLEEHMEGQPNDTSTGYSRPTLSVSEENKNGTSKPKGLSNGLRKTAKKYPDYIQIAMPAESRNKFPLEWWKTGIAFVYALFNLILTTVMITVVHERVPPKELSPPLPDKFFDYIDRVKWAFSVSEINGMILLGLWIFQWLFLRYKSIVGRRFFFIIGTLYLYRCITMYVTTLPVPGMHFQCAPKLNGDSQAKVQRILRLISGGGLSITGSHILCGDFLFSGHTVVLTLVYLFIKEYSPRHFWWYHLICWLMSAAGIICILVAHEHYTVDVIIAYYITTRLFWWYHSMANEKTLKVSSQTNFLSRAWWYPIFYFFEKNVQGSVPCSFSWPISWPPSCFKSSCKKYSRVQKTGEDNEKST; this is translated from the exons ATGAATACCATTGAGACAGCAAAGCTTGAAGAGCATATGGAGGGTCAACCAAATGACACTTCTACTGGCTACTCACGACCTACTCTCTCAGTCagtgaagagaacaaaaatggCACTAGCAAACCAAAGGGCTTGTCTAATGGCTTGCgaaaaacagcaaagaagtATCCTGATTACATCCAGATTGCTATGCCTGCTGAATCTAGGAACAAATTTCCTCTGGAATGGTGGAAAACAGGCATTGCCTTTGTCTATGCTCTCTTCAACTTGATTTTAACAACTGTCATGATCACTGTGGTCCATGAGAGAGTACCTCCAAAGGAGCTAAGCCCTCCCTTACCTGACAAATTTTTTGATTACATTGATCGTGTGAAATGGGCTTTTTCTGTATCAGAAATAAATGGAATGATACTACTTGGCTTATGGATATTCCAGTGGTTGTTTCTTAGATACAA ATCAATAGTGGGACGCAGGTTCTTTTTTATAATAGGAACTTTGTATCTGTACCGCTGTATTACCATGTACGTTACCACCTTACCTGTGCCTGGAATGCATTTTCAGTGTGCGCCTAAG TTGAATGGAGACTCTCAGGCAAAGGTTCAGAGAATCCTGCGACTGATTTCTGGTGGTGGTCTATCCATAACTGGATCACACATCCTGTGTGGAGACTTCCTGTTTAGTGGACACACTGTAGTACTAACGCTGGTCTATCTGTTCATCAAAGAGT ATTCACCACGTCATTTTTGGTGGTATCACTTAATTTGCTGGCTAATGAGTGCTGCTGGCATCATTTGTATCCTGGTTGCTCATGAACACTATACCGTAGATGTCATCATTGCCTACTATATCACCACGCGGCTCTTCTGGTGGTACCACTCAATGGCTAATGAAAAG ACTTTAAAGGTATCTTCGCAGACGAATTTTCTCTCTCGAGCATGGTGGTAtccaatattttatttctttgagaaGAATGTGCAAGGCTCTGTTCCTTGCAGTTTTTCCTGGCCAATATCTTGGCCTCCCAGCTGCTTCAAATCTTCATGTAAAAAGTATTCACGGGTTCAGAAGACAGGAGAGGACAATGAAAAATCTacctga